One Nocardia huaxiensis genomic window, CTCGACGCCTCCTTCAAGTTCCGGTACGGCGTACTGAGCAAGTGAGCGACGTGCCCGAGGGGTACCTGAGCAAGGATCCGAAGGGCGGTGGGCCGGCCGCGCCGGCCCGCCGCCGGATCCCTCTGCCCGCATCGCGAATTCGGGTGCCGGGAGCCGACTCCCGGTACGGCGCACTGCTGCGCTACCTGGGCGTGCGGCTCGCGCTCATCCCGGTCACCGCCTGGATCCTGGTGACCATCGTGTTCCTCATGCTGCGCGTGATCGGCGATCCGATCACCGCGGCCCTGGGCGGGCGCATGAGCGCCGACCAGATCGAGGCCCGCAAGGAGGCCGCCGGGCTGAATCGTCCACTGCTGACCCAATATTGGGAATACATCAGCGGGCTCGCACGCGGTGACTTCGGCTACACCCGTGAGCATCAGGCCGTCAGCGAGGTCATCGTCACCTACGGTGCGGCCACGGCGGAACTGGTGTTCTGGTCGCTGCTGGTGGCCTTCGCGGTCGGCATCCCACTGGGCAGGTTCGCTGCCACACACCGGGATTCGGCCGCCGACGTGGGCCTGCGCCTGTTCGGCATCCTGGCCTATGCCGCGCCGGTGTTCTTCGTGGGCCTGCTGCTCAAGCTGATCTTCTCGGTGTGGCTGGACTGGCTGCCGGTCTCGGGTCGCGCCAGCCCGCTCGTCGAGGGGCAGCTGCAGAATGTCTCCCCCAAAACCAATGTCATGGTGATCGACGCGATTCTGTACGGCGACGGCGAATATCTGGTCGACGTCCTGAAGCACGCGGTGCTCCCGGCACTCGCGCTCGGACTGCTCACCGCGGGCGTGTTCCTGCGGCTGGTGCGCATCAACCTGATCCAGACGCTGCGCAGCGACTACGTCGACGCCGCCCGCGCCCGCGGGCTGTCCCGGCGCGTGGTCACCGGGCGGCACGCCTTCCGCAATGCGCTGATTCCCGTCGTCACCGTCATGGGATTGCAGATCGCCATGCTGCTCGGCGGTGCGGTGCTCACCGAGCGCACCTTCGAATGGAAGGGGCTCGGCAACCAGCTGGCCATCTACCTCGGACAGCGGGACTTCTTTGCCGTGCAAGGGATCGTCGCCTTCATCGCGCTGCTCGTCGCGGTGATGAGCTTCGTCGTGGACGTCGTCGTCGCCATGATCGACCCGAGGGTGAGGTTCTGATGACCGCGCCGGAAATCCTGACCGAACCCGTTGTGCCCGCGCTGGTTCCACGACGGCGCGGCATGCCGGGGCTGCGGCTGATCGGCATGACCTCCGGATTGCAGCGCGCCACACTGCTTTTCGGGCTCGCGCTGGTGGGGATCTTCGTCTTCATCGCCGTGTTCGCGCCGGTGCTCGCCCCCTACGGGCTGGCCCAGAAGTCCGCCGACGGCGTCGAATTCGTGAAACTGCAGGGGCCGTCGGCCGATCATCTGTTCGGCGTCTCGGTGCGGCAGGAGGACGTGTTCTCCCGCGTGCTCTACGGCGCGCGCACCGCGCTCATGGTGATCGGCGTATCCCTGGTGCTGTCGCTGTTCGTCGGCGTCCCACTGGGATTGGTGTCCGGATATGTCGGGCGCTGGCTGGACCGGGTGCTGGTGCTCGTCATGGACGCCATGTACGGGTTCCCGTCGCTGCTGCTGGCCATCGTGGTGTCCATCGCGGTGGCGGGCGGGGAATCCAGCGCCTTCGGCGGGGTGATGTCGGCGGCGGTGGCCATCACCGTCATCTTCGTGCCGCAGTACTTCCGGGTCACCCGCAATGCCACCATCGCCGTCAAACACGAACCGTACGTGGACGCCGCCCGCGTCACCGGGGCGTCGACGCCGCGAATCCTGTTCCGGCACATCCTCGCCAATGTCACCCAGTCGCTGCCGGTGATCATCACGCTCAACGGCGCGGAGGCCATCCTGACTCTGGCCGGACTCGGTTTCCTCGGCTTCGGCATCGAACCGACCCAGGCCGCCGAATGGGGTTACGACCTGAACAAGGCCCTCGGCGACGTGGCCAACGGCATCTGGTGGACCGGCGTCTATCCGGGCCTGGCCATCGTCATCGTGGTGCTCGGAATGACCCTGGTGGGCGAAAGTCTCAACGAGGTGCTCAACCCGTTGCTGCGCACCCGCCGCGGGGTGACCGCCGTCGTGGGCGCGACCGTGCCGGCGGGCGCGACCACGGCGGCGGATCTCGAAGTCGCGGCCGCCTTGGACGAGGCCGCGGAAACGGAGGTGCATGTTGACGAGTGACCGTGGCGCACCGGCACTTTCGGTGGAATCGTTATCCGTCACGTTCGCGACCGACGCGGGGCCGGTGAACGCCGTCTGCTCGGTCTCGTACCAGGTGTTCCCCGGCGAGGTGCTCGCCGTCGTCGGGGAATCCGGGTCCGGGAAATCGGTGAGTTCGCGCACCGCGATGGGGCTGCTGCCGCCCACCGCGCGCGTGCGCGGACTGGTCACCCTCGGGACCGACAAGATCACCTCGATGAGTGAGAAACAGCTCACCGCCCTGCGCGGCGGAGCCATCTCCATGATCTTCCAGGAACCCGGCTCCGCGCTGGACCCCCTCTACACCGCCGGCTACCAGATCGCGGAAGCCCTGCGCGCGCACGGGGATATGAGCAGGAAGGCGGCGCGGGCGCGAGCTGTGGAACTGCTGCGAATGGTCGGACTGCCCGATCCGGAGCAGCGCGTCGACTACTACCCGCACCAGCTGTCGGGCGGGCAGAAGCAGCGCGTCATGATCGCCATCGCCATCGCGTGCGAGCCCAAGGTGATCATCGCCGACGAACCCACCACCGCCCTGGACGTCACCGTGCAGGCCGAAATCCTGGAACTGCTCCGGGATCTGCGTGACCGCATCGGCAGCGCCATCGTGCTCATCACGCACAACATGGGCGTCGTCGCCGACCTCGCCGATCGCGTCGTGGTGATGCGCGCCGGGGAGGTGGTGGAGGAAGCCCCGGTCGAAGAACTCTTCGCCGGCCCTCGGCACGAATACACCCGCGCGCTGCTCGCAGCGGTACCGCACCTGGGCGCCACCAGGATTCGCGACCAGGTGGCCGAGCGGGCCGCGGGCGGATTCGCGCCAGCGAGTCCCGCCCCGGCGCCTGCCGAACCCGCACCCGCACTGGGGAAGACCGTGCCCGCCTTGGATGAGGGGGCGGGCACGGTCCTCGACATCGCCGACCTGGTGGTGGAATTCCACGGTGCGCTGGGCCGCAGTGCCTTTCGCGCCGTCGACGCCGTGAGCCTGTCCATCGCGGCCGGTGAAACCCTGGGCCTGGTGGGCGAATCCGGCTCCGGCAAGTCCACCATCGGCCGCTGCGTGGCAGGGTTGCAGCGCGCCACCTCCGGTGCGGTCCGGGTGCAGGGCGTCGATATCGCACGCCTCTCGGAACGGCAGCTGCGACCCATGCGCCGGCGACTCGGCTTCGTCTTCCAGGATCCGGCCACCTCGCTCAATCCCCGCCTCACCGTCGGCGACTGCGTGGCGGAACCGCTCATCGTGCACCGCACCGAGAGCGGCCCCGCCCTGCGCGCCCGCGTCCGCCAACTGCTCGACGACGTCCAGCTACCGGCCGGCACCGAGAAGCGGTACCCGCACGAACTGTCCGGCGGCCAGCGGCAGCGGGTCAGCCTCGCGCGCGCCCTCGTGCTGCGGCCGGATCTGCTCATCGCCGACGAGCCGACAAGCGCCCTCGACGTGTCCGTCCAAGCCAAGGTGCTCGAACTCTTCGCGCAACTCCAGGCCGAGTGCGGCTGGGCGTGTCTGTTCATCAGCCACGACCTCGCCGTCGTGGATCAGCTCGCCGACCGTATCGCCGTGCTCTGCCGGGGTGCGATCGTCGAACAGGGGACTCGCGACGAGATCCTCCGGAACCCGCGCGAGGAGTACACACGGCGGCTGGTAGCCGCTGTGCCCGTACCGGATCCGATCGAACAGCGCCGCCGCCGGACCGAATCGTCCGCCTTGTTCGGCACGGATCACACGGCTTGACACGGATACGGGTTGTCGGGGTGTTATCGCTCTCCGGTACCGTGAGCAGGCAACTATCCACCGCGAATCGGCTTGGAGTTCTCCCCGACAATGACTGAACAGACACCCAGTGCGGCCGGTGCCTCGTATGCGGCTGCCGGAGTGGATATCGAGGCCGGCGACCGCGCAGTAGAGCTGTTCGCGCCCCTGGCCAAGAAGGCCAGCCGGCCCGAAGTGCAGGGTGGACTCGGCGGATTCGCCGGACTGTTCGCGCTGAAGGGCGGATACAAGGAGCCGCTGCTGGCCGCCTCCACCGACGGCGTCGGCACCAAGATCGCGGTCGCGCAGGCCCTTGACAAGCACGACACCGTCGGCCTCGACCTGGTCGCCATGGTCGTCGACGACCTCGTCGTCTGCGGCGCCGAACCGCTCTTCCTGCAGGACTACATCGCCGTCGGCAAGGTCGTCCCCGAGCGCGTCGCCCAGATCGTGGCCGGCATCGCCGAAGGCTGCGTCCAGGCCGGTTGCGCCCTGCTCGGCGGCGAGACCGCCGAACACCCCGGCCTCATGGGCAACGACGACTACGACCTGTCCGCCACCGGCGTGGGCGTCGTGGAAGCCGATGCCGTCCTCGGCCCCGACCGCGTCCGCCCCGGCGACGTCGTCATCGCCATGGGCTCCTCGGGCCTGCACTCCAACGGCTACTCCCTCGCCCGCAAGGTCCTCCTCGACATCGACCGCATGTCCCTCACCGGACACGTCGAGGAATTCGGCCGCACCCTCGGCGAGGAACTCCTCGAGCCCACCCGCATCTACGCCAAGGACTGCCTGGCGCTGATCGCCGAGACCGACGTGCGCACCTTCAGCCACGTCACCGGTGGCGGCCTCGCCGCCAACCTGGCCCGCGTCCTCCCCGCCGGCCTGGTCGCCGAACTCGACCGCGGCACCTGGAACCCGGCTCCGGTCTTCAAGATGATCGCCCAGCGCGGCCGCGTCGAGCGCGCCGAAATGGAGAAGACCTTCAACATGGGCGTCGGCATGGTCGCGGTGGTGGCCCCGGAGGACGCCGACCGCGCGCTGGCCGTCCTCACCGCCCGCCACATCGACTGCTGGACCCTCGGCACGGTCAAGAAGGCCAAGGACGCCGAGGCCCCCCGCGCCGTCCTGCTGGGCGACCACCCCCGCTTCTGAGCGGGCCTCCACCCCAAACCAATCCGGCCCCGATCACTCGAAAGTGATCGGGGCCGGACGCATTTCAAGATCAACGACACCGAACCGCGACCCGGCAGCCCCGCCTCTCCGTCATCCCGGCATGCTTTTGGCCGGGATCCACACCGGCAGGTGCTGCGCAGATTGTGTGGATCCCGGCCAAAAGCGCGCCGGGATGACAACCGGGATGGCGAGAGAGTCGGTCTCCGAGGAGGACAGGCCCCAGGCGTGCGCCGAGCGAGCTCGGCACGAGAGTGCGTGTGCTCCAGGGGGTTCGGGGGCGCAGGCCCTGTGGGTCCCGGGAGTGGGTATACGCCAGTGCCCGCCCGGGTTAGGGGCGGGACGTGGTGTTTAGAGCGAGCCTTCGAATGGGCTGTGCTCGGTGCATTTCGACGTGCTAAGGGGGAGGCCTGTCATGGCCTCCCCCTTCGACATGTCTGATGAATCCGAGTCAGCGGCGCCAGTCGTCGTAGTCGTCGTCGTTGTTCCAGCTCGACAGCGAATCGTCCGCGTCGCGCTCGTCGGAGACCTTCACACCGCCCAATGGTGAATCGGTGGAGCTACCCGACAGCTCGCGCTGAAGGCTCGCGAAGTCGGTCGATGGCGAGCTGTACTTGAGCTCACGTGCGACCTTGGTCTGCTTTGCCTTAGCCCGGCCACGGCCCATGGCTGACCCCCTCGCGTCACTGCGGGGCGGCCTGGGGTGTGTTGGCGGCCCCGTTCGAATTAATAATCTTCCTGACAGACACTTTAGCGTGTGTCTCGCGGTCGCGCTTCCAGGAGTGGGGGAGAAACCATCGAAGTGCTCCCCGGGGGCCGTGGCGACCGGGGTGGAAGAGCCGTCGGCCCCGGGCTAGAACGCTCCTGGAATCGCCCGGATTATGCCGACTCGAGCGCCGCCGCCGAGCACCGCGGGAGTAGCCAATTCCGCGTGCTCGCCGGTCCATTCGATGCCCATACGCTGCAACAGCGCGAGCGTGAGGGGTAGCCGCGCGCGGTCCGCGCCATCGTCGATCTTGTACGCGAACGACGAGCCATCGGGCAGCGCGCCGGCGTGCACACCGTCCGCGCCGATCTTGCACACCAGTCCCGGGGTTGCCGTCATCACGCGCAGATCGGGGCCGTCCGTGCCGGAAATCACTCGCGGATGGGCACGGATCGCGTCCGCGACCCGGCGTTCCGGACTGGATTCGGGCGCGGTGGCCAGCGTTGCGTAGGCGCGGGCCAGGTTCACCAGGGAGACCGGCACGATCGGCAGACCGCAGCCGTCGATGCCCAGATCGGTCTCCGGCTCGCCGGTGACATCGGCGATGGTGTCCAGCACGGCCTGCTGCAAGGGGTGCCCGGTGTCGAGGTAGCCGCGGGTCGGCCAGTCGTTGATCTTGCAGGTGGCCAGCATGGCGGCGTGTTTGCCCGAGCAGTTCATGAAGATCCGGCGGGCCGCCTTGCCGCGGTCGTGTCCGGCCAGCGCCTGGGCGCGGGCCTGCTCCTCGAAGGGCAGATCGGGCGGGCACTCCAGATCGTCCTCGGTGAAACCGAAGCGATCCAGCAGCCGCCGCACCAGCTCGACATGATCCGGTTCGCCGAAATGCGAGGCGGTGGAGATGGCCAGCTCGGCGTCGTCGAGCGGCTCGAAACCATTGCGCAGCAGGGTCAATGCCTGCATGGGCTTGTTGGTGGAGCGCGGAAAGATCGGGATGTGGACCGAGCCGGCCGCCACGACGGGCTCGCCGTCCGGGGCCAGCACCACGGCCGAACCACGGTGCACGCACTCGCGGAACCCGGACCGGACCACCTCGACCAGATCGACGCTCACAGCGGGGCCCCGCTCTCTGCTCGGGCGGCACTGCTCCCGGCACGGGCGGCATTGGCGCCGCGCTTGCGGTGGCGCTCGATCTGCATGCGCACGTCGTCGGAGATGGTGGGCTCGGCCTCCAGCAGCAGATCCAGCTTCGCCTGATCGGCGCCGGTGAACAGGTCGCGGACGGTGATGCCGTGCGCAGGCGTGTGCACGATCTCGACGGGGTCGCCCGCGCCGATCGAACCCTCGCGCAGAACGCGGAAGTACGCGCCCGTATCCGATTGCAGCGTGAAGCGTTTCACCCACTGCTGCTCGCCGGTGCGCCACTGGAACGTGGCGCAGGGCACGCGGGGCGCGGAGACCTCGAGCAGCGTGTCGCCGATGGCCCACCGCGCGCCGAGCACGGCATCGCTCACGGGAAGTCCGGACAGACGCAGGTTTTCGCCGAACCAGCCGGCGGGCAGGTCGCGGCCGAGCTCCTCGGCCCAGCGCCGGGCGTCCTCCTCGGCGTAGGCGTACACCGCCTGATGCACGCCGCCGTGATGCTTGGTGTCGCACACGTGGTCACCGTCCAGGCCCAGCGCGCGCACCGGAACCCGCTGCAGCACCGGACGTTTGTCGATCGCGGTGCGGCCGACCTTCGACGAGCGGGCAGGCACCTCCAGCTCGGCGTGCACGACGCACACCGCCAGCACCCGGGCGGTCACCGGCCGCGCAGCTTCTCGACGGCGAGTCGGCCCGCTTGCGGC contains:
- a CDS encoding ABC transporter permease, with amino-acid sequence MLRYLGVRLALIPVTAWILVTIVFLMLRVIGDPITAALGGRMSADQIEARKEAAGLNRPLLTQYWEYISGLARGDFGYTREHQAVSEVIVTYGAATAELVFWSLLVAFAVGIPLGRFAATHRDSAADVGLRLFGILAYAAPVFFVGLLLKLIFSVWLDWLPVSGRASPLVEGQLQNVSPKTNVMVIDAILYGDGEYLVDVLKHAVLPALALGLLTAGVFLRLVRINLIQTLRSDYVDAARARGLSRRVVTGRHAFRNALIPVVTVMGLQIAMLLGGAVLTERTFEWKGLGNQLAIYLGQRDFFAVQGIVAFIALLVAVMSFVVDVVVAMIDPRVRF
- a CDS encoding ABC transporter permease, which gives rise to MTAPEILTEPVVPALVPRRRGMPGLRLIGMTSGLQRATLLFGLALVGIFVFIAVFAPVLAPYGLAQKSADGVEFVKLQGPSADHLFGVSVRQEDVFSRVLYGARTALMVIGVSLVLSLFVGVPLGLVSGYVGRWLDRVLVLVMDAMYGFPSLLLAIVVSIAVAGGESSAFGGVMSAAVAITVIFVPQYFRVTRNATIAVKHEPYVDAARVTGASTPRILFRHILANVTQSLPVIITLNGAEAILTLAGLGFLGFGIEPTQAAEWGYDLNKALGDVANGIWWTGVYPGLAIVIVVLGMTLVGESLNEVLNPLLRTRRGVTAVVGATVPAGATTAADLEVAAALDEAAETEVHVDE
- a CDS encoding ABC transporter ATP-binding protein, producing the protein MLTSDRGAPALSVESLSVTFATDAGPVNAVCSVSYQVFPGEVLAVVGESGSGKSVSSRTAMGLLPPTARVRGLVTLGTDKITSMSEKQLTALRGGAISMIFQEPGSALDPLYTAGYQIAEALRAHGDMSRKAARARAVELLRMVGLPDPEQRVDYYPHQLSGGQKQRVMIAIAIACEPKVIIADEPTTALDVTVQAEILELLRDLRDRIGSAIVLITHNMGVVADLADRVVVMRAGEVVEEAPVEELFAGPRHEYTRALLAAVPHLGATRIRDQVAERAAGGFAPASPAPAPAEPAPALGKTVPALDEGAGTVLDIADLVVEFHGALGRSAFRAVDAVSLSIAAGETLGLVGESGSGKSTIGRCVAGLQRATSGAVRVQGVDIARLSERQLRPMRRRLGFVFQDPATSLNPRLTVGDCVAEPLIVHRTESGPALRARVRQLLDDVQLPAGTEKRYPHELSGGQRQRVSLARALVLRPDLLIADEPTSALDVSVQAKVLELFAQLQAECGWACLFISHDLAVVDQLADRIAVLCRGAIVEQGTRDEILRNPREEYTRRLVAAVPVPDPIEQRRRRTESSALFGTDHTA
- the purM gene encoding phosphoribosylformylglycinamidine cyclo-ligase, with the protein product MTEQTPSAAGASYAAAGVDIEAGDRAVELFAPLAKKASRPEVQGGLGGFAGLFALKGGYKEPLLAASTDGVGTKIAVAQALDKHDTVGLDLVAMVVDDLVVCGAEPLFLQDYIAVGKVVPERVAQIVAGIAEGCVQAGCALLGGETAEHPGLMGNDDYDLSATGVGVVEADAVLGPDRVRPGDVVIAMGSSGLHSNGYSLARKVLLDIDRMSLTGHVEEFGRTLGEELLEPTRIYAKDCLALIAETDVRTFSHVTGGGLAANLARVLPAGLVAELDRGTWNPAPVFKMIAQRGRVERAEMEKTFNMGVGMVAVVAPEDADRALAVLTARHIDCWTLGTVKKAKDAEAPRAVLLGDHPRF
- a CDS encoding DUF3073 domain-containing protein; translation: MGRGRAKAKQTKVARELKYSSPSTDFASLQRELSGSSTDSPLGGVKVSDERDADDSLSSWNNDDDYDDWRR
- a CDS encoding asparaginase; the protein is MSVDLVEVVRSGFRECVHRGSAVVLAPDGEPVVAAGSVHIPIFPRSTNKPMQALTLLRNGFEPLDDAELAISTASHFGEPDHVELVRRLLDRFGFTEDDLECPPDLPFEEQARAQALAGHDRGKAARRIFMNCSGKHAAMLATCKINDWPTRGYLDTGHPLQQAVLDTIADVTGEPETDLGIDGCGLPIVPVSLVNLARAYATLATAPESSPERRVADAIRAHPRVISGTDGPDLRVMTATPGLVCKIGADGVHAGALPDGSSFAYKIDDGADRARLPLTLALLQRMGIEWTGEHAELATPAVLGGGARVGIIRAIPGAF
- a CDS encoding MOSC domain-containing protein, with product MTARVLAVCVVHAELEVPARSSKVGRTAIDKRPVLQRVPVRALGLDGDHVCDTKHHGGVHQAVYAYAEEDARRWAEELGRDLPAGWFGENLRLSGLPVSDAVLGARWAIGDTLLEVSAPRVPCATFQWRTGEQQWVKRFTLQSDTGAYFRVLREGSIGAGDPVEIVHTPAHGITVRDLFTGADQAKLDLLLEAEPTISDDVRMQIERHRKRGANAARAGSSAARAESGAPL